CGTTGTGGTCAGGTATTGGACGATCTGATTACCTCTTTAAGATCTGATTTCGCCAAGTACCGAAAGAATGTTCCCTTCCTACGCATTTCAGAAATCTTTGATTCGGTAGTTCAGCAGGCAGGTGGCAAGTTTGTATATGCAAAAGCCCATAGTGAGTCCAATCATAAACAGATCAAGGAGGCTGTGGATTTATTGATCCTGGCCGGATGGGTAATTCCTGTCACCCATACGTCTGCAAATGGCTTACCATTAGGGGCCGAAAGTGACGCCAAAAAACGAAAGTTGAATCTATTGGACACCGGGATCTTTCAACGTATTTTGGGCTTGAACATAGCTGATATCTTATTTGAGAATGAAACTGACGTGATCAACAAAGGAGCCATAGCAGAACAATATGCAGGTCTTGAAATGCTAAAGGCTGGTTCTTGTTTTCGGACAGAACCGCTTTATTTCTGGCATCGGGAAGCCAAAAGTAGTAATGCCGAGGTTGATTATGTGGTGCAGCACGGTGAGCAAATCATTCCCATTGAGATTAAATCCGGAAGACAAGGATCGATGCAGAGTCTCCATTTATTCCTTGAGGAGAAGAAGGCGCCTTATGGCATCCGCTTCTCATTGGAGAATTTTTCGGCTTATGATAAGATAAAGGTTTATCCTTTGTATGCAGTGAGTGATTGGATGGGCAGAGCCAACGGGAAATAAAGAATATCATGTCATACGAGTATTTTTTGCAGGCGCATGTAAAAGGAGCCCCCCAAGGAATTCCGACGGAACGTATTTTGGAGGTTTTCAAGGATTACATCGTGGCAAAGGAAGAAACTTTCATCGATTTGGAATTTAGTGAGGGCAACAGTTGTTCTATTTATCTGGAAACGGAAGAGCCCAACAATAGTGGTTTCATGATCAGTCGGCCGTGTGGTGACAAGCTGGGGGAGTGTCTATATGCGGTGATGTTATTAGGCAATTTCGTTTTTTTTGAGCCGGACGGGTTTCAAATGATTGTCGTCGCCCCCGACGTTGAGGCGCATCTACCGGAGGATATGGTTGCGTCTTTGGGAAAGCCTGTTGTCGCGACCGACCTTAAGTCTTTTTTGGAATTATACGCCAACAATAGAGAATAGAAACAATAAAAAAAGCTTTAAGCACATGCCTAAAGCTTTTATATCAAGTGAGTAGCGAGGACGAGACTTGAACTCGTGACCTTAGGGTTATGAATCCTACGCTCTAACCAGCTGAGCTACCTCGCCAAAAAGGAGTGCAAAGATAGGGATTGGGGCGATATGCCCCATAGGGGAAAGCAAAAGTTTTTGCACTGCAGGCGAGGCCAAGGAGGAGGCGACCCGCCACCCCCAAAAAACAGGGTCCCCCTGGGAACAGGGGGACCGTAAACGATTGCTTGCTATGTGAAAAGGAAATGCTCTTTTTTGGGGGCGGCTCCGCAGAAAAGGGGCCTAAATCGACTTCGATGCAAATATCATATCTTCTTCTAAGGCGTCCTGCAGATCCGTGTTACTAAATAGTAAATCGTGACCGTTTTTTATATTTAATTTTTAATCATTTGTTTGTTTCCATTCAAAAATAACAAAAAAATGGATAGTAGATCAAAAATTTAATACATAGTTTTTATTTTAATATTAATAGACAACAATAGCGAACTCGGACTACAAGGGGGCGGTGCACCTTAGGACAGCCTTCCGGGATAAACCTCCAGGGCCTTTTCCAGGCAATCCATGGCCCGCGCGAGGTCCGTCTTATTGAGGACATAGGCCAGGCGGACTTCCTGCCCGCCGAGGCCGGGCGTCCCGTAGAAACCGGAGGCGGGGGCGAGCATGACGGTCTGGCCTTCAAAAGAAAAAGATTCGAGGAGCCACTGGCAAAAATTATCGGTGTTGTCGACGGGGAGTTCGGCCATGGCGTAAAAGGCGCCGCCGGGGTTGGGGCAGAAGACGCCCTTCATCTGGTTGAGCCGCGTGACGAGGAGGTCGCGGCGGGATTGGTATTCGGCGCGGGTGGTGTCGAAATAGTTTCCGGGCAGGTCGATGGCGGCCTCTCCGGCGATCTGGGCAAAACTGGGCGGGCTGAGCCTTGCCTGTGCAAATTTCATGGCGGCGTCCAACACGGTTTTATTGCGCGTGACAAGGGCGCCGATCCGGCCGCCGCAGGCGCTGTAGCGTTTGGAAATCGTGTCGAGCAGGATGACGTGTTGGTCGGCGCCCTTGAGGTGAAGGGCGCTGGTGTGGGTGCCTGTATAGCAGAATTCGCGGTAGGCTTCGTCGGAGAAAAGGTAGAGGTCGTGGCGGAGACATATATCTTTTAAGGTCTCCATCTCGACGGCATTGTACAGGTAGCCGGTGGGGTTGTTGGGGTTGCAGATCATGATGCCCTTTGTCCGGGGGGTGATTGCGGCTTCGAAATCCTGGATGGGGGGAAGGGCGAAGCCGCTCCGGATGTCGGACCGGATGGGGACCACGCGCACACCGGCTTCCACGGCGAACCCATTGTAGTTGGCGTAAAACGGTTCGGGGATGATGACTTCGTCCCCGGGATCGAGACAGGTCATCATCGCGAACAGGATCGCTTCGGAGCCACCGGTAGTAACGATGATCTGGTTGTAGTGAATGTCCACACCCACCCTGCCGTAGTATTCTACAAGTTTGCGGCGGTAGCTTTCATTACCGGCGCTGTGGCTGTACTCCAGCACCTTGAAATCGAAATGCCGGACGGCGTCGAGCACCGGCGCGGGCGTTTCTATATCGGGTTGTCCTATATTAAGATGGTATACTTTGATGCCTTTTTTCTTGGCGGCCTCGGCGAATGGCACCAGCTTCCGGATGGGGGAGGGGGGCATGAGCTGACCCCGGTGACTGATCTGTAGCATGCGGCAAAGTAACGATATGCGAACGAATGTACGCCGCCCAAAGGGTGGGCGGCGGAAAAAAAAAGCCGCCTGGGGAGGCGGCCTTGACAATGTATGGAAAGAATATTTATTTGGACCCTGTCTTGACCGGCGTTGTCGTAGGCTGCGTTTCCGCAAAGACAGTACCGATGATGTTCAGACCGACCTGTTCGTTGACGCCGGCGAACTTTACATAAACGGTTTTGTTGAAGTTGCCGACGACGGCGGCGTTATAGGTGGCGGTGATGGAACCGTCCTTGCCGGGGGCGATGGGCTGCTTGGTATAGTCGGACTTGGTGCATCCGCAGGAGGGCTGCACATTTTCGATAATCAAGGGCGCCGAACCGACATTGGTGACCGTAAAGGTGCCGGTGACGGGGGATCCGACCTTTACGCGGCCGAGGTCAACGGTGGTGCTGCTGAACTTTGCTACGTCGCTGATCTTTTTGGTTTGGGCAGTGCTATAAAGGGCGAGTAGGGTACAGCAAGCAAGAAAAAGATGCTTCATTTGGAATAGATTTTATTGTTTGACTAATTGTATGCCTACGTTCAAAGGTACTGAAGTATCCGGGGTTTTCCATACCTCGCCTTTAATATAGATCTGCTGGTGTAAGTTGTTGGTATAGAAAAGGCTGATATATTTGGTAAAGCCTCCTTCCCCGGCCGCGTTATAGGTGACGGGAATGGTCGTGCTGTCTCCGGGGGCCACGGGGGCGCCGCTCCAGTGGGGCGTGGTGCAGCCGCAGGAGGCTTCCACGTGGGCGAGGCGGAGGGTATCGAGGCCACGATTGTACAAAACAAAAGTATACGTGATCGGTTTACCCTGGGGGATCTCGCCGAAGTCGTGGGTACCCTCGCGGGGCTGGAGCTCGTGAGCGCTGTCCTGGGCCCTTGCAAAAAAGCCGGCCGACAGGAGGAGCAATACTAGGAATGGTCTTTGCATAAGGAATAGATTTCTAATCACTACGAATATACAAAAAAGGTACTTTTGTTTCATGGACAACCAAATCTACCAGGATACGATGGCAGGGGAAAAACTATCTTTTGATCGCTTCAGGGAAGAGGTGCTCAAAGACTACCGGATCGTCTGCGAAAGCAGGGAAGCCAGTTTGCTGGGGCGGAGGGAGGTGCTGACCGGGAAAGCCAAATTCGGCATTTTCGGGGATGGCAAGGAGCTCGCCCAGGTAGCGATGGCCAAGTTTTTCCGCCCCGGGGATTTTCGGGCGGGGTACTACCGGGACCAGACCTGGATGTTTGCGTCGGGGTTGTCCACCATAGAACAGTTTTTTGCGCAGTTGTATTCCAACCCGGACCTGGAGCATGAACCTTTTAGCGGAGGGCGGCAGATGAACGCCCACTTTGCCACGCCGTTTGTCAACTCTGACGGCTCCTGGGTAAAACTCGCGGAAAGGAAAAACGTCACTTCGGATATCGCGCCTACGGCGGGGCAGATGCCCCGGGCCCTGGGGCTTGCCTTTGCGTCCAACCTGTTCCGGCAGTCGCCGGCGCTCAAACCGTTTACGGACCTCTCGCACAACGGGAACGAGGTGTGTTTTTGCACTATCGGTGACGCCGCCACGAGCGAGGGGCACTTCTGGGAAACCATGAATGCGGCCGGTGTATTGCAGGTGCCCCTGGCAGTGTTTGTGTGGGACGACGGCTATGGCATATCGGTTCCCCGGAAATACCAAACGGTAAAGGGATCCATCTCCGAAGCCCTGAAAGGATTCCAACAAAAGGACGGGACGAACGGGATCGACATCTACAGGGTCAGGGCCTGGGATTATGCGGGTCTTTGCGAGGTATTTGAAAAGGGGATCCGGAAGTGCCGCGAAACCCACGTACCCGTTATTTTTCATGTGGAAGAAGTCACGCAACCCCAGGGGCATTCGACCTCCGGGAGCCACGAACGCTATAAATCCCAGGAACGCCTGGAATGGGAGCGGGAATGGGACTGCCTGCCCAAGATGCGGGAATGGCTTTTCGAGAATGCGTTGACAACGGAAGCGGAACTGGAAGAGCTGGAAGCAGCCGCCAAGACAGCAGTACGCCAGGCCAAAGAACGGGCATGGGACAATTATATAGCGCCCATCAAAGACCAGCTGACGCATACCGTATTTCTGCTCAACGGGCTCCTGGGCGAAGGTGGGGAAAGGGATGTACGCATCCAGGGGCTGATCAAAGACCTGACCACCCGGCGGGAGCCGTTGCGCAAGGACATCATGCATGCCCTTAGCCAGGCGAATTTATGGCTGGGCGACGAAGACCATCCCTTGCGTGAATTTTATGAAGCCTTAAAGGTCCTCAACAAGGATATATATAATACCTACCTCTATAACGAGGGTCCGGCTAGCGCCCTGCTGGTCAAGGGCACGGTGCCGGAATTTGACGCGGACGCCCCGCAGGTCAATGGCTTTGAAGTGCTCAACCGTTATTTCGACGCGCTTTTTGCGCACAACCCCAAGGTGGTGGCGTTTGGAGAGGACGTGGGCAAGATCGGAGACGTCAACCAGGGTTTTGCCGGCCTCCAGGATAAATATGGGCGAGAACGCATTTTCGATACGGGCATCCGCGAGCTGACCATCATGGGTCAGGGGCTCGGGCTGGCGCTCCGCGGGTTGAGACCCATCGCGGAAATCCAATACCTCGACTACCTGTTGTACGGGCTGGAGCCCTTGAGCGATGACGTGGCAACCACCCACTACCGGACGATGGGACAGCAAAGCGCCCCACTGATCGTCCGTACGCGGGGACACCGGCTGGAAGGCGTATGGCACAGCGGTTCTCCCATGGGCATGGTATTGGGATCCTTGCGCGGGATGTATGTCTGTGTGCCTAGAAACATGACCCAGGCCGTGGGGATGTACAACACCTTATTACAATCGAACGACCCTGCCCTCATGGTCGAAAGCCTGAACGGCTACCGGTTGAAGGAGCGTCTCCCGTCAAACCTGCTGGAGTACACGGTGGAGCTGGGGGTACCGGAGGTGATCCGGGAAGGGAGCGACATCACCCTCGTCTCCTACGGCTCGATGCTGAGGATCCTCCAGGAGGCCGCGACGGCCCTCGATCACTGGGGCATTCATTGCGAGATCATCGACGTACAGACCTTGTTGCCCTTCGACCGGCACCACCTCATCCTGAAGTCGATCCAGAAAACCAGCCGCGTCCTCTTTGTGGACGAAGACGTTCCCGGGGGCGCCGCCTCCTATATGTTCACCGAGGTGATCGAGGGACAGGGCGCCTACCGCTGGCTGGACGCCGGTCCCCGGACCCTTACCGCCAAGGCCCACCGGCCCGCGTATGGAAGTGATGGGGACTACTTCAGCAAGCCCAACGCGGATGAGGTGATCGAAACGGTAAAAAGTATGATGGAGGAATAACCTTGGACCTTCCCCTTTACCAGGTAGACGCGTTTGCGTCCCGGCCCTTTTCGGGCAACCCCGCCGCGGTGGTGCCCCTGGACGAGTGGCTGCCGGACACGCTGATGCAGGAAATCGCGCGGGAAAACAACCTGTCGGAAACGGCCTTCTTTACACCCCGTGGTGCCGACTTCCACATCCGGTGGTTTACGCCCGGTGGCGAGATCAACCTGTGCGGGCACGCAACGCTGGCCTCGGCGTTTGTGCTTTTCCACGAGCTGGGATATGTTCGGGACGAAATTCTTTTTGACTCTGCCAGCGGGCCGCTTAAAGTGAGCCGTGAGGCCGCGGCCCCGCCCGGCGCCCGCGGCGCGGTGCCCGCCGCCCCGCCGGAAGCCGCCGCCCCGCTCCTGACCCTCGACTTCCCCGCCTGGCCGCCACGGCCGGTGCAGGAATATCCCCCCGCGCTGGCGCAGGCGCTCAACCGCGAGATCGTCAGCGTCCACGAGTACCGCGACCTCCTGGTGGAGCTCGAAGACGAGTCCGCCGTCCGGAACCTCCATCCCGACTTCGGCCTGCTCCGGGAGCTGGGCCAGTGCGTCATCGTGACCGCGCGCGGCACGGACGCCGACTTCGTATCGCGGTTTTTTGCCCCCCACCTGGGGATCGACGAAGACCCCGTAACGGGCTCGGCGCACACGCAACTGATTCCTTTCTGGGGTGCCCGTTTGAATAAGAAAGATTTGTATGCCAAGCAGTTATCCAGAAGGGGCGGGGAGCTCTGGTGTACCTGGGCGGGGGACCGCGTCACCATCAGCGGGGCCTGTGCTTTTTTTCTAAAAGGGACCATCTCAATATGATCTTGCCCTACCTTTGCTGCGCTAATACGTATTTTTCACATCCATAAACAAATTTATGCCGACTAAAGTTACGGTGGTAGGCGCAGGCGCGGTAGGCGCCTCGGTCGCCGACAACATCGCCCGTGCAGAACTCTGCGAAGAACTGGTATTACTGGACATCAAAGAAGGCCTGGCCGAAGGTAAAGCCCTGGATATGACCCAGACGGCGGCCCTCTTAGGTTTCGATACCAAGATCACGGGCAGCACCAATGACTACAGCAAGACGGCCGGTTCCAAAGTCGTGGTGATCACCTCCGGTCTTCCCCGCAAACCGGGTATGACCCGCGAGGAACTCATCGGCACCAACGCGGGTATCGTCAAAGGGGTAGCACAAAACATCCTGAAGTATTCCCCCGACGCCATCCTGATCATCATCAGCAATCCTATGGATACGATGACCTATCTCGCGCTGACTTCCCTCGGTCTGCCGAAACACAGGATCATCGGCATGGGCGGGGCCCTGGACAGCGCGCGTTTCCGCTGCTACCTGAGTGCGGCCCTGGGCAGCTCCCCCGCCGACCTGAACGCGATCGTCATCGGCGGTCACGGCGACACCACCATGATCCCCCTGATCAGCAAGGCCACCTGGAACAGTGTTCCGGTGACCAAATACCTCACCGAAGAACAACAAAAGCAAATCGTCGCCGACACCATGGTCGGGGGCGCCACGCTCACGAAGCTCATCGGTACGTCCGCCTGGTATGCACCCGGTGCCGCCGGTGCCGCGCTTGTGGAAAGCATCATCCGTGACGAAAAGAAACTCTTTACCTGCTGCGTCCTCCTGGAAGGCGAGTATGGCCAAAAAGAAATCTGTCTCGGGGTGCCCGTTACCATCGGCAAGAATGGCTGGGAAAAGATCCTCGACCTGGACCTGACCGCCGAAGAAAAGGCCGCTTTCGCCAAAAGCGCCGACGCCGTGCGGAGCATGAATGATGTGTTGAAGACGCTCTAAGCGATCGCTCGACGATAACGACCCGGGGCAACCGCTCCGGGTTTTTTTATGTGCCCGGCGGCCGCTCATGAATGGCTTCCGCTATTTTGTCGATGTCCTGGCGTTCCATG
This region of Dinghuibacter silviterrae genomic DNA includes:
- a CDS encoding ATP-binding protein yields the protein MYLSRNIDQELTVWRQEQQGKPLLIRGARQVGKTTAVRHLAEQFNHFLEVNFEEQRQVHVLFEGDLDPRQLCENLSLLYNVPIQPGNTLLFFDEIQACLPAISALRFFYEKYPELHVIAAGSLLEFALADLPSFGVGRVRSVFVYPLSFNEFLQANGENQLLDAKKKAAPGNPLLEPIHQKLIGLLKRFLVLGGMPEVIAAYVQDRNLVRCGQVLDDLITSLRSDFAKYRKNVPFLRISEIFDSVVQQAGGKFVYAKAHSESNHKQIKEAVDLLILAGWVIPVTHTSANGLPLGAESDAKKRKLNLLDTGIFQRILGLNIADILFENETDVINKGAIAEQYAGLEMLKAGSCFRTEPLYFWHREAKSSNAEVDYVVQHGEQIIPIEIKSGRQGSMQSLHLFLEEKKAPYGIRFSLENFSAYDKIKVYPLYAVSDWMGRANGK
- a CDS encoding malate dehydrogenase — its product is MPTKVTVVGAGAVGASVADNIARAELCEELVLLDIKEGLAEGKALDMTQTAALLGFDTKITGSTNDYSKTAGSKVVVITSGLPRKPGMTREELIGTNAGIVKGVAQNILKYSPDAILIIISNPMDTMTYLALTSLGLPKHRIIGMGGALDSARFRCYLSAALGSSPADLNAIVIGGHGDTTMIPLISKATWNSVPVTKYLTEEQQKQIVADTMVGGATLTKLIGTSAWYAPGAAGAALVESIIRDEKKLFTCCVLLEGEYGQKEICLGVPVTIGKNGWEKILDLDLTAEEKAAFAKSADAVRSMNDVLKTL
- a CDS encoding DUF1573 domain-containing protein gives rise to the protein MKHLFLACCTLLALYSTAQTKKISDVAKFSSTTVDLGRVKVGSPVTGTFTVTNVGSAPLIIENVQPSCGCTKSDYTKQPIAPGKDGSITATYNAAVVGNFNKTVYVKFAGVNEQVGLNIIGTVFAETQPTTTPVKTGSK
- a CDS encoding pyridoxal phosphate-dependent aminotransferase; its protein translation is MLQISHRGQLMPPSPIRKLVPFAEAAKKKGIKVYHLNIGQPDIETPAPVLDAVRHFDFKVLEYSHSAGNESYRRKLVEYYGRVGVDIHYNQIIVTTGGSEAILFAMMTCLDPGDEVIIPEPFYANYNGFAVEAGVRVVPIRSDIRSGFALPPIQDFEAAITPRTKGIMICNPNNPTGYLYNAVEMETLKDICLRHDLYLFSDEAYREFCYTGTHTSALHLKGADQHVILLDTISKRYSACGGRIGALVTRNKTVLDAAMKFAQARLSPPSFAQIAGEAAIDLPGNYFDTTRAEYQSRRDLLVTRLNQMKGVFCPNPGGAFYAMAELPVDNTDNFCQWLLESFSFEGQTVMLAPASGFYGTPGLGGQEVRLAYVLNKTDLARAMDCLEKALEVYPGRLS
- a CDS encoding PhzF family phenazine biosynthesis protein translates to MDLPLYQVDAFASRPFSGNPAAVVPLDEWLPDTLMQEIARENNLSETAFFTPRGADFHIRWFTPGGEINLCGHATLASAFVLFHELGYVRDEILFDSASGPLKVSREAAAPPGARGAVPAAPPEAAAPLLTLDFPAWPPRPVQEYPPALAQALNREIVSVHEYRDLLVELEDESAVRNLHPDFGLLRELGQCVIVTARGTDADFVSRFFAPHLGIDEDPVTGSAHTQLIPFWGARLNKKDLYAKQLSRRGGELWCTWAGDRVTISGACAFFLKGTISI
- a CDS encoding DUF1573 domain-containing protein codes for the protein MQRPFLVLLLLSAGFFARAQDSAHELQPREGTHDFGEIPQGKPITYTFVLYNRGLDTLRLAHVEASCGCTTPHWSGAPVAPGDSTTIPVTYNAAGEGGFTKYISLFYTNNLHQQIYIKGEVWKTPDTSVPLNVGIQLVKQ
- a CDS encoding alpha-ketoacid dehydrogenase subunit alpha/beta, translating into MDNQIYQDTMAGEKLSFDRFREEVLKDYRIVCESREASLLGRREVLTGKAKFGIFGDGKELAQVAMAKFFRPGDFRAGYYRDQTWMFASGLSTIEQFFAQLYSNPDLEHEPFSGGRQMNAHFATPFVNSDGSWVKLAERKNVTSDIAPTAGQMPRALGLAFASNLFRQSPALKPFTDLSHNGNEVCFCTIGDAATSEGHFWETMNAAGVLQVPLAVFVWDDGYGISVPRKYQTVKGSISEALKGFQQKDGTNGIDIYRVRAWDYAGLCEVFEKGIRKCRETHVPVIFHVEEVTQPQGHSTSGSHERYKSQERLEWEREWDCLPKMREWLFENALTTEAELEELEAAAKTAVRQAKERAWDNYIAPIKDQLTHTVFLLNGLLGEGGERDVRIQGLIKDLTTRREPLRKDIMHALSQANLWLGDEDHPLREFYEALKVLNKDIYNTYLYNEGPASALLVKGTVPEFDADAPQVNGFEVLNRYFDALFAHNPKVVAFGEDVGKIGDVNQGFAGLQDKYGRERIFDTGIRELTIMGQGLGLALRGLRPIAEIQYLDYLLYGLEPLSDDVATTHYRTMGQQSAPLIVRTRGHRLEGVWHSGSPMGMVLGSLRGMYVCVPRNMTQAVGMYNTLLQSNDPALMVESLNGYRLKERLPSNLLEYTVELGVPEVIREGSDITLVSYGSMLRILQEAATALDHWGIHCEIIDVQTLLPFDRHHLILKSIQKTSRVLFVDEDVPGGAASYMFTEVIEGQGAYRWLDAGPRTLTAKAHRPAYGSDGDYFSKPNADEVIETVKSMMEE